In Theropithecus gelada isolate Dixy chromosome 13, Tgel_1.0, whole genome shotgun sequence, one DNA window encodes the following:
- the IL37 gene encoding interleukin-37 isoform X3 → MSFVGENSGVKMGSEDWEKDERQCYSEKDEPQCYSEKDEPQCYSEDPAGSPLEPGPSLPSMNFVHTKIFFALASSLSSASAEKGSPILLGVSKGEFCLSCDKDKGQSHPSLQLKKKKLMKLAALKESARRPFIFYRAQVGSRNMLESAAHPGWFICTSCNCNEPVGVTDKFENRKHIEFSFQPVCKAEMSPSEVSD, encoded by the exons ATGTCCTTTGTGGGGGAGAACTCAGGAGTGAAAATGGGCTCTGAAGACTGGGAAAAAGATGAACGCCAGTGCTACTCAGAAAAAGATGAACCCCAGTGCTACTCAGAAAAAGATGAACCCCAGTGCTACTCAGAAG ACCCGGCTGGAAGCCCCCTGGAACCAGGCCCAAGCCTCCCCTCCATGAATTTTGTTCACACAA AGATCTTCTTTGCGTTAGCCTCATCCTTGAGCTCAGCCTCTGCGGAGAAAGGAAGTCCGATTCTCTTGGGGGTCTCTAAAGGGGAGTTTTGTCTCTCCTGTGACAAGGATAAAGGACAAAGTCATCCATCCCTTCAGCTGAAG aagaagaaactgatgAAGCTGGCTGCCCTAAAGGAATCAGCACGCCGGCCCTTCATCTTTTATAGGGCTCAGGTGGGCTCCCGGAACATGCTGGAGTCGGCAGCTCACCCCGGATGGTTCATCTGCACCTCCTGCAATTGTAATGAACCTGTTGGAGTGACAGACAAATTTGAGAACAGGAAACACATTGAATTTTCATTTCAACCAGTTTGCAAAGCTGAAATGAGCCCCAGTGAGGTCAGCGATTAG
- the IL37 gene encoding interleukin-37 isoform X1, translating into MSFVGENSGVKMGSEDWEKDERQCYSEKDEPQCYSEKDEPQCYSEDPAGSPLEPGPSLPSMNFVHTSPKVKNLNPKKFSIHDQDHKVLVVDSGNLIAVPDKNYIRPEIFFALASSLSSASAEKGSPILLGVSKGEFCLSCDKDKGQSHPSLQLKKKKLMKLAALKESARRPFIFYRAQVGSRNMLESAAHPGWFICTSCNCNEPVGVTDKFENRKHIEFSFQPVCKAEMSPSEVSD; encoded by the exons ATGTCCTTTGTGGGGGAGAACTCAGGAGTGAAAATGGGCTCTGAAGACTGGGAAAAAGATGAACGCCAGTGCTACTCAGAAAAAGATGAACCCCAGTGCTACTCAGAAAAAGATGAACCCCAGTGCTACTCAGAAG ACCCGGCTGGAAGCCCCCTGGAACCAGGCCCAAGCCTCCCCTCCATGAATTTTGTTCACACAA GTCCAAAGGTGAAGAACTTAAACCCGAAGAAATTCAGCATTCACGACCAGGATCACAAAGTACTGGTCGTGGACTCTGGGAATCTCATAGCAgttccagataaaaactacataCGCCCAG AGATCTTCTTTGCGTTAGCCTCATCCTTGAGCTCAGCCTCTGCGGAGAAAGGAAGTCCGATTCTCTTGGGGGTCTCTAAAGGGGAGTTTTGTCTCTCCTGTGACAAGGATAAAGGACAAAGTCATCCATCCCTTCAGCTGAAG aagaagaaactgatgAAGCTGGCTGCCCTAAAGGAATCAGCACGCCGGCCCTTCATCTTTTATAGGGCTCAGGTGGGCTCCCGGAACATGCTGGAGTCGGCAGCTCACCCCGGATGGTTCATCTGCACCTCCTGCAATTGTAATGAACCTGTTGGAGTGACAGACAAATTTGAGAACAGGAAACACATTGAATTTTCATTTCAACCAGTTTGCAAAGCTGAAATGAGCCCCAGTGAGGTCAGCGATTAG
- the IL37 gene encoding interleukin-37 isoform X4, with translation MSFVGENSGVKMGSEDWEKDEPDCLFPEIFFALASSLSSASAEKGSPILLGVSKGEFCLSCDKDKGQSHPSLQLKKKKLMKLAALKESARRPFIFYRAQVGSRNMLESAAHPGWFICTSCNCNEPVGVTDKFENRKHIEFSFQPVCKAEMSPSEVSD, from the exons ATGTCCTTTGTGGGGGAGAACTCAGGAGTGAAAATGGGCTCTGAAGACTGGGAAAAAGATGAAC CTGACTGTCTTTTTCCAGAGATCTTCTTTGCGTTAGCCTCATCCTTGAGCTCAGCCTCTGCGGAGAAAGGAAGTCCGATTCTCTTGGGGGTCTCTAAAGGGGAGTTTTGTCTCTCCTGTGACAAGGATAAAGGACAAAGTCATCCATCCCTTCAGCTGAAG aagaagaaactgatgAAGCTGGCTGCCCTAAAGGAATCAGCACGCCGGCCCTTCATCTTTTATAGGGCTCAGGTGGGCTCCCGGAACATGCTGGAGTCGGCAGCTCACCCCGGATGGTTCATCTGCACCTCCTGCAATTGTAATGAACCTGTTGGAGTGACAGACAAATTTGAGAACAGGAAACACATTGAATTTTCATTTCAACCAGTTTGCAAAGCTGAAATGAGCCCCAGTGAGGTCAGCGATTAG
- the IL37 gene encoding interleukin-37 isoform X2, whose translation MSFVGENSGVKMGSEDWEKDERQCYSEKDEPQCYSEKDEPQCYSEGPKVKNLNPKKFSIHDQDHKVLVVDSGNLIAVPDKNYIRPEIFFALASSLSSASAEKGSPILLGVSKGEFCLSCDKDKGQSHPSLQLKKKKLMKLAALKESARRPFIFYRAQVGSRNMLESAAHPGWFICTSCNCNEPVGVTDKFENRKHIEFSFQPVCKAEMSPSEVSD comes from the exons ATGTCCTTTGTGGGGGAGAACTCAGGAGTGAAAATGGGCTCTGAAGACTGGGAAAAAGATGAACGCCAGTGCTACTCAGAAAAAGATGAACCCCAGTGCTACTCAGAAAAAGATGAACCCCAGTGCTACTCAGAAG GTCCAAAGGTGAAGAACTTAAACCCGAAGAAATTCAGCATTCACGACCAGGATCACAAAGTACTGGTCGTGGACTCTGGGAATCTCATAGCAgttccagataaaaactacataCGCCCAG AGATCTTCTTTGCGTTAGCCTCATCCTTGAGCTCAGCCTCTGCGGAGAAAGGAAGTCCGATTCTCTTGGGGGTCTCTAAAGGGGAGTTTTGTCTCTCCTGTGACAAGGATAAAGGACAAAGTCATCCATCCCTTCAGCTGAAG aagaagaaactgatgAAGCTGGCTGCCCTAAAGGAATCAGCACGCCGGCCCTTCATCTTTTATAGGGCTCAGGTGGGCTCCCGGAACATGCTGGAGTCGGCAGCTCACCCCGGATGGTTCATCTGCACCTCCTGCAATTGTAATGAACCTGTTGGAGTGACAGACAAATTTGAGAACAGGAAACACATTGAATTTTCATTTCAACCAGTTTGCAAAGCTGAAATGAGCCCCAGTGAGGTCAGCGATTAG